From Candidatus Amoebophilus asiaticus 5a2, the proteins below share one genomic window:
- a CDS encoding peptide MFS transporter, with protein MEQPRHLTNTSFLGHPKGLFILFLTEMWERFSFYGMRAILVLYLVDQAKGGLGWTNANALKLYGIYGMAVYVLGIPGGLIADRYIGQKAAVLWGGMLACIGHFLLAAQNVMLFMIGLFFIAAGTGLLKPNISTLVGSLYAIGDQRRDGGFTIFYMGINIGAIVSSLVVGYVAQVYGWHYGFSIAGVGMLFGILVYLLGQKYLMGVGISSRAMLGNQAAQTTITTNKAPFTKEEKDRIWALVLSFIGIFSFFMAFEQAGGLMNLYTDEYTNRYVFGWEVPASMFQSLNPAFILLLGPVIAIIWNRLAKRYKHISSFYKLGIGNIAVGIGFLFMVGAVLQRQTPGIEKSSLHWLINAYLFHTIGELCLSPVSLSFVTKLAPQRISASIMGAYFAAIGFSQLLAAWIGEKSESLGDLRTFQLIFFITLMVGLPFIIFNKKLATLIHGAE; from the coding sequence ATGGAACAACCCAGACATTTAACTAATACTAGTTTCTTAGGACATCCTAAAGGTTTATTTATATTATTCTTAACAGAAATGTGGGAAAGGTTTAGCTTCTATGGTATGCGAGCCATATTGGTGCTTTATTTAGTAGATCAAGCTAAGGGAGGTTTAGGATGGACAAATGCCAATGCTTTAAAGTTATATGGTATTTATGGAATGGCTGTTTATGTATTAGGAATTCCAGGGGGGCTTATTGCAGATCGATATATAGGACAAAAAGCTGCTGTATTATGGGGTGGAATGTTAGCTTGTATTGGCCACTTTCTATTAGCCGCGCAAAATGTTATGTTATTTATGATTGGTCTCTTTTTTATCGCTGCTGGTACAGGGCTTTTAAAGCCTAACATATCTACATTGGTGGGAAGTTTATACGCTATAGGAGATCAGAGAAGAGATGGTGGGTTTACGATATTTTATATGGGAATTAATATAGGAGCTATAGTTTCTTCCTTGGTAGTAGGTTATGTAGCACAAGTATATGGATGGCATTATGGATTTAGTATAGCTGGTGTTGGGATGTTATTCGGTATTCTTGTCTATTTATTAGGCCAAAAATATTTAATGGGTGTTGGTATAAGTTCAAGAGCTATGCTAGGGAACCAAGCTGCCCAAACAACTATTACAACTAATAAGGCACCTTTTACAAAAGAAGAGAAAGACCGTATATGGGCACTTGTACTATCTTTTATAGGTATATTTAGTTTTTTCATGGCTTTTGAACAGGCTGGGGGGTTAATGAATCTATATACAGATGAATACACGAATAGATATGTTTTTGGATGGGAAGTGCCTGCTAGTATGTTTCAATCTTTGAACCCAGCTTTTATACTTCTTTTGGGGCCTGTTATAGCTATTATTTGGAACAGGCTAGCCAAGCGATATAAACATATATCATCTTTCTATAAATTAGGTATTGGCAACATTGCTGTAGGCATAGGTTTTCTGTTTATGGTAGGGGCTGTTTTGCAAAGACAAACTCCAGGCATTGAAAAATCTTCATTGCACTGGCTTATTAATGCTTACCTATTTCATACGATTGGGGAGCTGTGCTTGTCGCCAGTATCGTTATCTTTTGTAACAAAGTTGGCACCGCAGCGTATTAGTGCATCTATTATGGGCGCTTATTTTGCTGCCATAGGCTTTTCTCAACTTCTAGCCGCATGGATAGGTGAAAAATCGGAGAGCCTCGGAGATTTAAGGACCTTCCAGCTTATCTTCTTCATTACGCTTATGGTAGGTTTACCTTTCATTATATTTAATAAAAAGCTTGCCACGTTAATCCATGGTGCTGAGTAA
- a CDS encoding WbqC family protein — MPCIEYFTWLLSYDHIELEIYGNYQKQTYGNRCYILSSQQIDRLTVPVIGGKKKILYKDIQIDCQQKWPICHWRSISTDYGKAPYFEYLSGYFHKILFQPYTHLYQLNLALLKLCLELLNLKKNIKITSEYIANPPSSVVDARNIISPQIPFSCRSKYKPCCYQQVFGTIFNANLSILDLLFCEGPNAYNIIKNSCISPEEL; from the coding sequence TTGCCTTGTATAGAATATTTTACATGGCTGTTGTCCTATGATCATATAGAATTAGAAATCTATGGGAACTATCAAAAACAAACTTATGGTAATAGATGCTATATTCTTAGTTCTCAACAAATAGATAGGCTTACGGTACCTGTAATAGGTGGCAAGAAAAAAATACTCTATAAAGATATACAAATTGACTGCCAGCAAAAGTGGCCAATTTGTCACTGGCGGTCTATTAGTACTGACTATGGAAAAGCACCCTATTTTGAATATTTGTCAGGTTATTTCCATAAAATACTTTTCCAGCCGTATACGCACTTATACCAGCTTAATCTGGCTCTGCTAAAACTTTGCTTGGAATTATTGAACCTGAAAAAAAATATAAAAATAACTAGTGAGTATATTGCTAATCCACCTAGCTCTGTAGTAGATGCAAGAAATATTATAAGTCCCCAAATACCTTTTAGTTGCAGATCAAAGTACAAGCCGTGTTGTTATCAACAAGTATTTGGCACAATATTTAATGCTAATCTTAGTATTTTAGATCTACTGTTTTGCGAAGGCCCTAACGCATATAACATTATAAAAAATTCATGCATTTCGCCTGAGGAGCTATAG
- a CDS encoding type II toxin-antitoxin system YoeB family toxin: MEKIKNHFKQTVAGIVLVSFLLASCTVDHPEINTITPTDNKIFEVKGGTRSTNHQLQLSNKEILWYGNSVAVEQELKAHLQSIAETSLQADIAKYDNSSGTLQQESLSIEYHKLGQLVNRPLGWSSYEGHQLRKLYYLPNGNLYAKVYDRGNASLVQRLPVYVMRGIDLFMLAASKEREQQVHITLNRVIDKKLATYGRVWIGQAGMLGGGKGKKKNNKKLAPSPMQQLEDVTGATLGAQKENKRQELEKGEQGTYEQHRPLSMLPQPKELYHLIPANPYSKINSLEKVKEDFKKGFTLKLQPNFYDNAHNVAEAIQLFVDAAKCGNSLAMYNLGEICEQQGNIELAKRWYVLSFQNTWVEGTAKAYASASHTKITNLIKQGHVELKKVFLHHVDNVTTLVEKIIRIKVISSFYKSRLAEPYLSKEENGLKVKRLRKLTEELELALDSLPQEKIYFNMVRRLSALGARYVQEQNYKAAQACFLKCQKLPDALYNLGLFCQNGYTSADGKPDYQAAKQFYKRSGTAESFSNLGAFYMDGLLNGNPDLQKAIKYSEMSGTPQALCNMGVIFSRRYVEVLRQAPDYKRAKVCFERSGTGHAHAHLGDFYCYGYITKPNYKLAKYHYDMAVEKGYSDAIGGMGDLYALGYCSLNGKPNYQLFANSMLEAISTPTASIPIKKHCSYNLGVAYMNGWIGIKKKKPDYRQAKYYWEQSELPQAFYHIATLYEKAHIKAGEGNTKYQKALEYYKRSSLPKAKLEIIRLYDSNLVITQSEEERLAALQSAIQEVHDLLPTLSDKDACYIRGVLAYYCKDWQDAYTYLNQAILLGTEEEEVKELAETVTSYLEKESALLSIQKEEQIFEKDRKDVTIENIQPLESHVAATDVLQLGDTETSTYIIEKASTNTTFTEVETVLEQQNEGCYVELIMPGLSVQEQAQQNIQLCQRVTKRERKEQKRVRRVTRIKLDFLRMNDQQSEIIQENSLPIVFRFLDHKQEKEFLAFKEKEEHKKSVEKVLEDIKSHSWEAVGLGRPEVLKHAYKGYRGCISRHLNHKDRLVYKVIGKGEILILSWQGHYEDK; encoded by the coding sequence ATGGAAAAGATAAAGAATCATTTTAAGCAAACGGTTGCTGGTATTGTATTAGTTAGTTTCTTACTAGCAAGTTGTACAGTAGACCACCCAGAAATCAATACAATAACGCCAACAGACAATAAGATATTTGAGGTGAAAGGAGGAACACGATCAACAAATCATCAGCTACAACTAAGTAACAAAGAAATTTTATGGTATGGTAATTCGGTAGCTGTAGAACAGGAACTAAAGGCCCATTTACAAAGCATAGCTGAAACTTCCTTACAAGCAGATATAGCCAAATATGATAACTCTAGTGGTACGTTGCAACAAGAATCGTTATCTATAGAATATCATAAATTAGGGCAGTTAGTAAACAGGCCATTAGGTTGGTCATCATATGAAGGACATCAGTTACGCAAATTATACTATTTGCCTAATGGTAATTTGTATGCTAAGGTTTATGATAGGGGAAATGCTAGCCTTGTGCAAAGGTTGCCTGTTTATGTAATGCGAGGAATTGACTTATTTATGCTAGCTGCATCAAAGGAAAGAGAACAACAGGTACACATAACACTTAACCGTGTAATAGATAAAAAATTGGCAACATACGGACGTGTATGGATAGGGCAAGCAGGGATGTTAGGAGGTGGCAAAGGAAAAAAGAAGAATAATAAAAAGTTAGCACCTTCACCTATGCAACAGTTAGAAGATGTAACAGGGGCTACCCTGGGAGCACAAAAAGAAAATAAAAGGCAAGAACTTGAAAAAGGTGAGCAAGGTACGTATGAACAACATAGGCCATTATCCATGTTGCCTCAGCCAAAGGAGCTATACCATTTAATTCCTGCAAACCCTTATTCTAAAATAAATAGCTTGGAAAAAGTAAAAGAAGATTTTAAAAAAGGATTCACGTTAAAGCTGCAGCCAAATTTTTATGACAATGCACATAACGTAGCAGAAGCTATACAACTTTTTGTGGATGCTGCTAAGTGTGGAAATAGCCTGGCCATGTATAATTTGGGAGAAATTTGCGAGCAACAGGGAAATATAGAATTAGCGAAACGGTGGTATGTTTTATCCTTTCAAAATACCTGGGTTGAGGGTACTGCAAAAGCTTATGCTTCTGCGTCACATACAAAAATAACAAATCTTATCAAGCAAGGGCATGTAGAGCTGAAAAAAGTCTTTTTACATCATGTTGATAATGTTACTACTTTAGTTGAAAAAATCATCCGGATCAAGGTAATTAGTTCATTTTATAAAAGTCGCCTGGCTGAACCTTACCTTAGCAAAGAAGAAAATGGGCTAAAAGTAAAGCGCTTAAGAAAATTGACAGAAGAGTTAGAACTAGCTTTAGATAGTTTACCTCAAGAGAAAATATATTTTAATATGGTCCGTCGGCTTTCAGCCCTAGGAGCCCGATATGTACAAGAGCAAAACTATAAGGCTGCTCAAGCCTGTTTTCTTAAATGCCAAAAGTTGCCAGACGCACTTTATAATTTAGGTTTGTTTTGTCAAAATGGATATACTAGCGCTGATGGTAAACCTGACTATCAAGCAGCCAAACAGTTTTATAAGCGATCTGGAACTGCAGAATCTTTTAGTAACCTAGGGGCTTTTTATATGGATGGTTTGCTGAATGGAAACCCTGACCTTCAAAAAGCTATAAAATATTCTGAAATGTCTGGCACACCGCAAGCTCTATGCAATATGGGAGTTATTTTCTCAAGACGGTATGTAGAAGTTCTTAGACAAGCTCCTGATTATAAACGGGCTAAAGTGTGCTTTGAACGTTCTGGCACGGGACATGCTCATGCGCACTTGGGCGATTTTTATTGCTATGGTTATATTACTAAACCTAATTATAAATTAGCAAAATATCATTATGACATGGCTGTAGAAAAAGGATATTCAGATGCTATAGGAGGCATGGGAGATCTTTATGCACTAGGATATTGTAGTTTAAATGGCAAGCCTAACTACCAGTTATTTGCAAATTCCATGTTAGAAGCTATTAGTACGCCGACAGCCTCTATACCTATTAAAAAACACTGCTCATATAACCTTGGAGTAGCTTATATGAACGGGTGGATAGGCATCAAAAAAAAGAAGCCAGATTATAGGCAAGCTAAGTACTATTGGGAGCAATCCGAACTACCTCAAGCATTTTACCATATTGCCACATTATATGAGAAAGCACATATCAAAGCTGGCGAAGGAAATACTAAATATCAAAAAGCATTGGAGTACTATAAGCGGTCAAGTCTTCCTAAAGCGAAGTTAGAGATTATCCGTTTGTATGATTCAAACTTAGTTATTACACAGTCTGAAGAAGAAAGGTTAGCAGCCCTCCAAAGTGCAATACAAGAAGTTCATGATTTGTTACCTACCTTGTCTGATAAGGATGCTTGTTATATAAGGGGTGTTTTAGCTTATTATTGTAAAGATTGGCAAGATGCATATACCTACTTAAACCAAGCTATTCTTTTAGGAACAGAAGAGGAAGAGGTAAAAGAGTTGGCCGAAACAGTAACAAGCTACTTAGAAAAAGAATCAGCATTATTAAGCATACAAAAAGAAGAGCAAATTTTTGAAAAAGATAGAAAAGATGTTACTATAGAAAATATACAGCCCTTAGAGAGCCACGTAGCAGCAACTGATGTCTTGCAGTTAGGAGATACAGAAACTAGTACATATATTATAGAAAAGGCAAGCACTAATACCACTTTTACTGAGGTTGAAACAGTACTTGAACAACAAAATGAAGGTTGTTACGTTGAATTAATAATGCCTGGTTTAAGTGTTCAAGAACAGGCACAGCAAAATATTCAACTATGCCAAAGAGTTACAAAAAGGGAAAGGAAAGAGCAAAAGCGAGTGCGTAGGGTAACTCGTATAAAGTTAGATTTTTTACGAATGAATGATCAACAATCAGAGATTATACAAGAAAACTCATTGCCTATTGTATTTAGATTTTTAGATCATAAGCAAGAGAAAGAATTTTTAGCATTCAAAGAAAAAGAAGAACATAAAAAGAGTGTTGAAAAGGTTTTAGAAGATATAAAAAGCCATAGTTGGGAGGCTGTAGGGCTTGGCAGACCAGAAGTTTTAAAACATGCTTACAAAGGTTATAGGGGCTGTATCTCTCGTCACCTAAACCATAAAGATAGGCTTGTTTATAAGGTAATAGGAAAAGGAGAAATTTTAATACTTTCTTGGCAAGGCCACTATGAAGATAAATAA
- a CDS encoding Clp protease N-terminal domain-containing protein yields the protein MPINLTHKAKEIIALSRKEALKLHSNSIRPLHILLGILQYESCLAYKILFALGIPMEELRIALEKSEQQEHEEDMIDNGQVNGIKLTHEIESLLKLTQQYAKALKSEAIGTEHILLAALKNADVHTKYILDQFNVTYEAIERVIVHRLGQYYIVAQEMEESRDDASENMDDSEDSTTSKHKDIEKTRTPILDNFSRDLSKLAEEGKLDPIIGRKKEIERVAQILSRRRKNNALLIGEPGVGKTAIAEGLALQIMQGKVAKPLLGKRVVSLDVAALVAGTKYRGQFEERIKAIMNELVKSKQVILFIDELHTIVGAGSAAGSLDAANILKPALARGDIQCIGATTLSEYRQYIEKDGALTRRFQSVRVEPTTIVESIEILNNLKDTYEEYHSVTYTPEVIKACVDLADRYISNRLLPDKAIDVMDEVGASVHMHNIQVPSKIAKLADNIELIKANKNKAVRNQKYEEAAQLRDQEKKLYEKFELEKTKWEQELKSKRYPITTLFWLGLEVGSICRCIGMVFVPLSRLVALLASNSRKLIEVIVSFCNFHFTPGVATKLKATFSVLRGLLLLFSI from the coding sequence ATGCCTATTAACTTAACCCACAAAGCCAAGGAAATTATTGCCTTGAGCAGAAAAGAAGCCTTAAAATTACATAGTAATTCTATTAGGCCACTTCATATCTTGCTAGGAATCTTGCAGTATGAATCCTGCTTGGCTTATAAAATTCTTTTTGCCCTTGGAATACCCATGGAAGAGCTTCGCATAGCATTAGAAAAATCTGAACAGCAAGAGCATGAGGAGGATATGATAGATAATGGACAGGTTAATGGTATAAAGCTTACCCATGAAATAGAAAGCTTGCTAAAACTCACCCAGCAATATGCTAAAGCACTAAAAAGTGAAGCAATAGGTACAGAACATATACTATTAGCAGCCCTTAAAAATGCTGATGTGCATACCAAGTATATACTTGATCAGTTTAATGTTACCTATGAAGCTATAGAACGTGTTATAGTTCATAGGTTAGGCCAGTACTATATAGTAGCACAAGAAATGGAAGAAAGTAGAGATGATGCTTCAGAAAATATGGATGATAGTGAAGATAGCACAACTAGCAAGCATAAAGATATAGAGAAAACTAGGACACCTATACTCGATAACTTTAGCAGAGATTTAAGTAAGCTAGCGGAAGAAGGAAAGCTTGATCCTATTATAGGTAGAAAAAAGGAAATAGAAAGGGTTGCACAGATTTTAAGTAGGCGTAGAAAGAATAACGCTTTGTTGATTGGAGAACCAGGCGTAGGAAAAACTGCTATTGCCGAGGGCTTAGCCTTGCAAATTATGCAAGGGAAAGTAGCAAAACCACTATTAGGTAAGCGGGTAGTAAGTTTAGATGTAGCGGCATTAGTGGCAGGAACTAAATACAGAGGCCAGTTTGAAGAACGCATTAAGGCTATCATGAATGAGCTTGTTAAATCAAAGCAAGTTATTCTGTTTATTGATGAGCTACATACTATTGTAGGTGCAGGTAGCGCGGCAGGTTCTTTAGATGCTGCCAATATTCTTAAGCCAGCTCTTGCACGAGGAGATATACAATGTATTGGAGCTACCACCCTTAGTGAATATAGACAGTATATAGAAAAAGATGGTGCCTTAACCCGCAGATTCCAATCTGTCAGAGTCGAGCCTACGACCATTGTAGAATCCATAGAAATTTTAAATAATCTAAAAGATACTTATGAGGAATATCATTCAGTTACCTATACGCCAGAAGTTATAAAAGCCTGTGTAGATTTAGCTGACCGTTATATAAGTAATCGTTTGCTGCCAGACAAGGCTATTGATGTGATGGATGAAGTAGGTGCTAGCGTACATATGCATAATATACAAGTGCCTAGTAAAATTGCTAAACTAGCGGACAACATAGAACTCATAAAAGCTAATAAAAATAAGGCTGTTAGAAATCAGAAATACGAGGAAGCAGCTCAGCTTAGAGACCAAGAAAAGAAGCTGTATGAAAAGTTCGAACTAGAAAAAACAAAGTGGGAGCAAGAGTTAAAGAGTAAAAGATATCCTATAACTACTTTGTTTTGGCTAGGGTTAGAAGTAGGGTCTATCTGTAGGTGTATAGGTATGGTTTTTGTGCCTTTATCCAGGCTAGTAGCATTGCTAGCAAGTAATTCTCGTAAACTAATTGAAGTAATAGTTTCATTTTGTAATTTCCATTTTACTCCTGGAGTAGCTACTAAACTTAAGGCAACATTTTCTGTGTTAAGAGGTTTGTTGCTATTGTTTTCAATATAA